The following is a genomic window from Maridesulfovibrio frigidus DSM 17176.
GGTGATGTACACATTTTCCGCGCCAAGCCTGAGAGCTGTGCGTGCTGCGTCCATGGCAACGTTTCCGCCGCCGACGACTGCAACATTGCGCGGTCTAGGGGCAGGGGTGTCGTAATTCGGGAAGTCATATGCGCGCCCTAAGTTGATGCGGGTTAAATACTCGTTTGAGGAGTAAACTCCGACAAGGTTTTCACCCGGTATGTTTAGGAACCAAGGAAGGCCCGCTCCAACACCGATGAATACTGCATCGAATCCGTCATCAATAAGGTCCTGAATAGTAATAGTTTTACCACCGACCCAGTTGGGCAGAAAGGTAACACCTTTGGCCCATAGTGCTCCGACTTCGCGGGCAACAACGGCCTTAGGAAGTCTGAACTCAGGGATACCGTAAACAAGAACTCCGCCTATTTCGTGCAGAGCTTCATATACTGTTACCGGTACGCCTCTAGCCGCCAGATATCCGGCAACAGTCAGGCTGGATGGACCAGAGCCAATGCAGGCCACTTTCACCTGATCATTTGGAAGGCTACATGCTGTATGTCCAGTAATCATTTCACAAGCTGAGTCACTGTCAAAAGTGTCAGCTACGTACCTTTCAATACGTCCGATTGCGACCGGCTCATGTTTTTTGCCAAGAATACAGGACCCTTCACACTGGCTTTCCTGAGGACAGACACGTCCACAGACAGCAGGCAGGGCATTGGTTTCTTTAAGTACTCTATATGCAGAAGGAACATCACCTGCGGCCATATGTCCCACGAAGCTTTTGATGTCGATTTCGACAGGGCAACCTTTCTGACAG
Proteins encoded in this region:
- the gltA gene encoding NADPH-dependent glutamate synthase, whose amino-acid sequence is MASKKKFNPVRTPMPEQPADVRNKNFKEVALGYTREQAIEEANRCIQCKVPLCQKGCPVEIDIKSFVGHMAAGDVPSAYRVLKETNALPAVCGRVCPQESQCEGSCILGKKHEPVAIGRIERYVADTFDSDSACEMITGHTACSLPNDQVKVACIGSGPSSLTVAGYLAARGVPVTVYEALHEIGGVLVYGIPEFRLPKAVVAREVGALWAKGVTFLPNWVGGKTITIQDLIDDGFDAVFIGVGAGLPWFLNIPGENLVGVYSSNEYLTRINLGRAYDFPNYDTPAPRPRNVAVVGGGNVAMDAARTALRLGAENVYITYRRTQDEMPARLEELHHAIEEGVQLELLTSPIAINGDENSHVKSMTLQVMELGEPDDSGRRRPVAVEGKTKELEVDMVILAVGTGANPVLLEATPGLKLSERGYIDANPETGETSIPNVFAGGDIVGGSATVISAMGAGRKAAKTIAERLKVEL